From Companilactobacillus heilongjiangensis, one genomic window encodes:
- a CDS encoding MarR family transcriptional regulator codes for MDNNSNLCTWLNMKHFENDIQIKLEKALIKYDLSPVEFSFLHYLYDQYDSKASLLEIKDSLELSSAAVSRMAVRLENKDCKPIVRYHSEDNQKEVCLKITNSGIKHFKEASVVVDDVLNKFFSNSDFLALRDMILNTNTQAED; via the coding sequence TTGGATAATAATTCCAATCTCTGTACTTGGTTAAATATGAAACACTTCGAAAATGATATTCAAATCAAGTTGGAAAAAGCTCTGATTAAATATGATTTATCACCTGTTGAATTTAGTTTTCTCCATTATCTCTACGATCAATATGATTCCAAAGCAAGTCTGTTAGAAATTAAGGACTCATTGGAACTCAGTTCCGCCGCCGTCTCTCGCATGGCAGTTCGATTGGAGAATAAAGATTGCAAGCCTATCGTGCGCTATCACAGTGAAGATAATCAAAAGGAAGTCTGCTTGAAAATCACCAACTCTGGTATCAAACATTTTAAAGAAGCCTCAGTTGTCGTTGATGATGTCTTAAATAAATTTTTCAGTAATTCGGACTTTTTAGCTTTGAGAGATATGATTTTAAATACCAATACTCAAGCTGAAGATTAA
- a CDS encoding PTS transporter subunit EIIC — MKVQFNSKLEERLVRGTLKIQKLLIYRIIQRTLLLIFPFALFGSFIKIIQTVVLGKEGFLTDVFPTFGNDFFYRLIENVANGLYNMSLGWVSVIAIFGAAKYTAKYYHRDDQLAGLTGISSLLIMDYAYSKVQPFSFHTDMLGMRGLLFAIISGMIIGWIFKKLSRQAPNLENEKQTTSILERTFISLKPIIISLIIAMIFSTLINVTYYSEAPGNFINALSTEYTSKNNWTQITKTLVFSIYTLIMSFFGWSGTYSALGVEKMDVLSTINLNYALQKHTAWNAPNPFTSSTLYHAFATYGGTGSILGLIIAILIISKDKDFQTVARWAMIPSIFNISSGVMTGIPVLFNVIFLIPFLLAPLANMLMAALAITLHLMPPSVYPVPVGTPGPLIAFIGTNGSWQALGFSILAIIISVYIYMPFVKMAAKVKLLDNPGIEEGEV, encoded by the coding sequence ATGAAAGTTCAATTCAACAGTAAGCTTGAGGAACGGTTGGTTCGAGGGACTTTAAAGATTCAAAAATTATTGATTTATCGAATTATTCAACGAACATTATTATTAATCTTTCCTTTTGCTTTATTCGGGAGTTTTATAAAAATTATTCAGACAGTCGTACTTGGTAAAGAGGGCTTTCTGACCGATGTTTTTCCAACGTTTGGAAATGATTTCTTTTACCGTTTAATCGAAAACGTTGCTAACGGACTGTACAACATGTCACTCGGTTGGGTATCAGTTATCGCCATCTTTGGTGCGGCTAAATATACCGCCAAATATTATCATCGTGACGATCAACTAGCCGGACTAACTGGTATCAGCTCCCTTTTGATAATGGATTACGCATATTCCAAGGTACAGCCCTTCTCATTTCACACTGATATGCTGGGTATGCGAGGACTCCTATTCGCCATTATTTCCGGTATGATTATCGGTTGGATTTTCAAGAAACTCAGTCGTCAGGCTCCCAATCTTGAAAATGAAAAACAAACTACCAGTATTTTGGAAAGAACTTTCATATCCCTAAAGCCAATCATCATTTCATTAATTATTGCAATGATTTTCAGTACATTAATCAACGTCACTTATTATTCTGAAGCACCTGGTAACTTCATCAATGCCCTCTCGACAGAGTACACTTCCAAAAATAATTGGACACAAATTACTAAAACTTTAGTCTTTTCTATTTACACATTAATCATGTCATTTTTCGGTTGGTCAGGAACTTACTCCGCTCTGGGTGTGGAAAAAATGGACGTCCTATCGACCATCAACCTAAATTATGCTCTTCAAAAACACACCGCTTGGAACGCTCCCAATCCATTTACCAGTTCAACGTTATATCACGCCTTCGCAACGTATGGTGGAACTGGTTCAATCCTCGGTTTGATCATTGCTATCCTAATTATTTCTAAGGATAAAGACTTTCAAACTGTGGCACGTTGGGCAATGATACCAAGTATTTTTAATATTAGTAGTGGCGTTATGACGGGTATACCTGTGCTATTCAACGTTATCTTTCTCATTCCATTTCTATTAGCCCCCTTGGCTAACATGTTAATGGCAGCACTCGCTATCACCCTACATCTGATGCCACCAAGCGTTTATCCCGTACCAGTTGGTACCCCTGGACCACTGATTGCCTTCATCGGTACCAATGGTAGCTGGCAGGCTCTAGGATTCTCTATCCTGGCGATAATTATCTCGGTATACATTTATATGCCTTTCGTTAAAATGGCCGCTAAGGTCAAATTATTAGACAATCCCGGCATTGAAGAAGGTGAAGTCTAA
- a CDS encoding APC family permease, producing MNDETDKFSLKRDLGFFPALSTVMGLVIGGGVFFKISSVTAATGSASLTIFVWLLAGFITINAGLTVAELASALPVAGGIYKYIEYIYGKVPAFLLAWAQSVIYYPAGISALSIIFATQVLNLCNIPHVWQIPIAITLAVFLFAVNLLGAKVGGRIQSISLIAKLIPIVVIIVVGIFTPATHPVSLFPVTSGSHPDFWSSMGGGLLATMFAFDGWMNVGNLAGEMKKPEKDLAKSIIVGLFFITLIYVLISFVFIKSLPFHLIPGNQNAASEAAIQIFGNIGGKIVTIGILISVFGSVNGYTMTGSRVSYVLGTDDEIVFSKFFGKLTNKTRVPANAGIVQTIIAIIMIFMGSFDYLTDMLVFVMWIFSMMMFIGVFILRRNEPELERPYKISFYPLPPIIALLGGGYIIISTLIRQPGLAFMGIGITLLGLPIYYIHYFHKKRSL from the coding sequence ATGAACGATGAAACAGACAAATTTAGCCTGAAAAGGGATTTAGGATTCTTTCCAGCGCTATCAACAGTAATGGGTCTTGTAATCGGAGGTGGAGTATTCTTCAAAATCTCTAGTGTTACGGCCGCTACTGGATCAGCAAGTTTGACTATTTTTGTATGGCTCTTAGCTGGTTTTATTACTATCAATGCCGGACTAACTGTGGCGGAATTAGCTTCTGCCTTGCCAGTTGCCGGTGGAATTTACAAATATATTGAATATATTTACGGAAAAGTCCCAGCTTTCTTACTGGCTTGGGCACAGTCGGTCATTTATTATCCAGCTGGAATTTCCGCACTATCCATAATCTTTGCTACACAGGTGTTGAACCTCTGCAATATTCCACACGTTTGGCAAATCCCCATCGCTATCACCTTGGCAGTCTTTTTATTTGCCGTCAATCTTTTAGGTGCTAAAGTCGGTGGACGAATTCAATCAATTTCCTTAATTGCCAAATTAATTCCAATTGTTGTGATTATTGTTGTAGGAATTTTCACACCAGCAACACATCCCGTATCACTCTTCCCTGTTACTTCTGGAAGTCATCCCGACTTTTGGTCATCCATGGGTGGTGGACTTTTAGCCACAATGTTTGCCTTTGATGGTTGGATGAATGTTGGTAACTTAGCTGGTGAAATGAAGAAACCTGAGAAAGACTTAGCTAAATCAATTATCGTGGGACTATTCTTTATCACTTTAATTTACGTTTTGATCAGCTTTGTTTTCATCAAATCATTACCATTCCACTTGATTCCTGGAAATCAAAACGCGGCTTCTGAAGCTGCCATTCAGATTTTCGGTAATATCGGTGGAAAAATTGTTACAATCGGTATTTTGATTTCCGTCTTCGGATCCGTTAACGGCTACACAATGACCGGTTCGCGTGTCAGCTATGTTCTTGGTACCGATGATGAAATTGTTTTCTCAAAATTCTTTGGTAAATTAACTAATAAAACTCGTGTTCCTGCCAATGCTGGAATCGTCCAAACAATTATCGCTATCATTATGATTTTTATGGGAAGCTTCGATTACCTAACCGATATGTTAGTTTTCGTTATGTGGATTTTCTCAATGATGATGTTCATCGGTGTCTTTATCTTACGTCGCAATGAACCCGAATTGGAACGTCCTTATAAGATTAGTTTTTATCCACTTCCACCAATTATTGCCTTACTAGGTGGCGGATATATCATCATTTCAACCTTGATACGCCAGCCTGGATTGGCATTCATGGGTATCGGAATCACATTACTTGGTCTACCAATTTATTACATTCATTATTTTCATAAAAAAAGGTCGCTTTGA
- a CDS encoding DUF3290 family protein, whose product MNFYSYQYLIDHNNEPNFLFIIGIIILAAAIFITSLLYFRNRSDNKYRDLLIIFALGIILFIGINYNNYEQQLDVNNKTNQTLELMRSVAKDKKLSTKNLYSNSSSLNEGMLIKSGNNIYRVSFDNNQSSYTLTKANIISSQEIKLINK is encoded by the coding sequence ATGAATTTTTATTCTTATCAATATTTAATTGACCACAATAATGAACCTAATTTCTTATTTATTATAGGAATTATCATTTTGGCAGCGGCCATTTTCATTACGAGTCTTTTGTACTTCAGAAATCGTTCGGATAATAAATACCGAGATCTGCTGATAATTTTTGCCTTAGGAATAATTTTATTTATTGGTATAAATTACAACAATTATGAGCAACAACTTGATGTTAACAACAAGACTAACCAGACTTTAGAATTGATGCGCTCGGTTGCCAAGGATAAGAAACTTTCGACGAAAAATCTTTATTCGAATAGTTCCAGTTTGAACGAAGGTATGTTGATAAAATCTGGCAACAATATTTATCGGGTCAGTTTCGATAATAATCAGAGTAGTTATACGTTGACGAAGGCCAATATTATTAGTTCGCAAGAAATTAAATTAATTAATAAGTAG
- a CDS encoding acyl-CoA thioesterase: METIKCSQTLSISNHRVFSSDLNEHNTVFGGRTLMTIDDNSSIAASRVARIETVTASIDQVNFILPFGLQDSMCTESYVSGVGSRSIEVFTKIIGEHLKTGKRFLGLTCFSTFVVTDKSVVLPGIVPDNDEAEYVCSGYHERQAERLAKLMKQEKFNQNISLKFPWQD, from the coding sequence ATGGAAACAATCAAATGTAGTCAAACACTTTCAATCAGTAATCATCGGGTATTTTCATCTGATTTGAATGAACATAATACAGTTTTTGGTGGCAGAACGTTAATGACCATCGATGATAACTCATCCATAGCGGCGTCACGTGTAGCCAGAATTGAGACAGTTACTGCTTCTATTGATCAAGTAAACTTCATATTGCCATTTGGATTGCAGGATTCAATGTGCACTGAATCGTATGTTTCCGGTGTCGGAAGCCGTTCAATCGAGGTTTTCACTAAGATTATCGGTGAACATTTGAAGACTGGTAAAAGATTTTTGGGATTAACATGTTTTTCAACCTTCGTTGTAACGGATAAGAGTGTTGTTTTACCGGGAATTGTTCCTGATAATGATGAAGCAGAATATGTTTGTAGCGGATATCATGAAAGACAGGCTGAAAGATTGGCTAAGTTAATGAAACAAGAGAAGTTTAATCAGAATATTAGTTTGAAGTTTCCTTGGCAAGATTAA
- a CDS encoding alpha/beta hydrolase — MRMQLRNLKQNKNFKYLLSLGIILILLGIPSYLWTKSNVTTLAGRYNSPMSPVIMIPGSSATANRFDDLVKTVNRQYGEHHSLLKMTVHTNDTITYTGSIRPNDTRPFIVVGFENNKDGYANIKKQAAWFNQAFNKLKARYRFNNFNAFGHSNGGLIWTYFLEHYFDDSTINVNQMLTVGTPYNFEEKNTSNRTQMLNDLVKDRSKIPTDLTYYSVAGTQLYTDDGIVPLGSVDAGKYIYEGHIKRYTLITLTGDKAQHSDMIANTQFIDIFHQYIVGNGINNSSNSRTSKKVPDPQP, encoded by the coding sequence ATGCGGATGCAACTACGCAATTTAAAGCAGAATAAAAATTTCAAATACCTATTAAGTTTAGGCATTATCCTGATTCTACTTGGTATTCCCTCATATCTATGGACTAAGAGCAACGTTACGACCTTAGCTGGGCGTTACAACTCGCCAATGTCACCCGTCATTATGATTCCCGGTAGCAGTGCGACAGCCAATCGTTTCGATGATTTGGTCAAAACAGTCAATCGTCAATACGGCGAACATCACAGTTTACTCAAGATGACCGTTCACACCAATGACACCATCACCTACACTGGCAGTATTCGTCCCAACGACACACGCCCCTTTATTGTGGTGGGGTTTGAGAATAATAAAGATGGTTATGCCAATATCAAAAAACAAGCTGCTTGGTTCAATCAGGCTTTCAATAAGCTCAAGGCTCGTTATCGCTTCAATAACTTCAATGCCTTTGGACATTCAAATGGTGGTCTGATTTGGACTTACTTTTTGGAACATTATTTTGATGACTCGACGATTAACGTCAACCAGATGTTAACCGTTGGTACGCCCTACAACTTTGAAGAAAAAAATACTTCCAATCGAACACAGATGTTAAACGACCTAGTTAAAGATCGAAGCAAGATTCCAACTGATTTAACTTATTATTCAGTTGCTGGTACGCAGTTGTACACAGATGACGGAATCGTTCCGCTCGGCAGTGTCGATGCTGGTAAATATATTTACGAAGGCCACATCAAGCGTTACACATTGATCACCCTTACTGGCGACAAAGCTCAGCACTCTGATATGATTGCTAACACCCAATTTATTGACATCTTCCATCAGTACATTGTTGGAAATGGTATAAATAACTCAAGCAACAGTCGAACAAGCAAAAAAGTCCCAGACCC
- a CDS encoding Gfo/Idh/MocA family protein, whose protein sequence is MISLGIIGTNWITEQFIKATDETKTFALTNVYSRTEAKAESLIEDLKKKDIDISTDLTAFFKKDFDTVYIASPNGLHFAQAKQALENGKNVIVEKPSTSTIKEFSLLDDLAHKNGLYLFEAARHIHEPIFKKIEEIVDKNREKLSGASFSYMKYSSRYDAYLAGKNPNIFTTKFSGGALYDLGVYTVYDAVVLFGQPEKVDYDAEFLASGVDGSGALTLKYPDFDVNIIIGKTKNSYMSSEIYFGRDTLLLDNGGDISHLDWADDNKNITDVPALKAENPMDSEASEFARIMTEKDQATYDKLLKYARTVNRILEQARTSAGIVFDADEEK, encoded by the coding sequence ATGATTAGTTTAGGAATAATAGGAACAAACTGGATCACAGAACAATTTATTAAAGCAACGGATGAAACCAAAACTTTTGCTTTAACAAACGTTTACTCACGTACAGAAGCGAAAGCTGAAAGCCTTATTGAAGATTTGAAGAAGAAAGATATTGATATCAGTACAGATTTAACTGCTTTCTTTAAGAAAGATTTCGATACAGTCTACATTGCTTCACCAAATGGATTACATTTTGCTCAAGCTAAACAGGCTTTGGAAAATGGTAAGAATGTTATCGTTGAAAAGCCTAGTACTTCAACAATCAAAGAGTTTAGTTTATTGGACGATTTGGCTCACAAAAATGGTCTCTACTTATTTGAGGCAGCTAGACATATTCATGAACCGATCTTTAAGAAGATTGAGGAAATTGTTGATAAGAATCGGGAAAAATTAAGTGGTGCTAGTTTTTCTTATATGAAATACTCGAGCCGTTATGACGCCTACTTAGCAGGCAAGAATCCTAATATTTTCACAACTAAGTTCTCTGGTGGGGCTTTATATGACTTAGGAGTTTATACAGTTTATGACGCCGTTGTACTATTTGGTCAACCAGAAAAAGTTGACTATGACGCTGAATTTCTAGCATCCGGGGTTGATGGCAGTGGGGCTTTAACTTTGAAATATCCTGATTTTGACGTCAATATTATTATTGGTAAGACAAAGAATTCCTACATGTCGTCAGAAATTTACTTTGGTCGTGATACCTTATTGTTAGATAATGGTGGGGATATCAGTCATTTAGATTGGGCCGACGATAATAAGAATATTACCGATGTACCAGCTTTGAAGGCTGAAAATCCGATGGATTCTGAGGCTAGTGAGTTTGCTAGAATAATGACCGAAAAGGATCAAGCAACTTATGATAAACTATTAAAATACGCCAGAACGGTAAATAGAATTCTAGAGCAAGCAAGAACAAGTGCCGGTATTGTTTTTGATGCAGATGAGGAAAAATAA
- a CDS encoding DEAD/DEAH box helicase, with protein sequence MEIPKLYQDYFKANQFETLTKIQEAVYMPFKEGKDLVAMAPTGSGKTLGFVMPMLETLVPKDGLQVLILEPSQELAMQVRDVIQPLAKLIDCKVQALTGGANPTRQLKKLKEKPEIIVATLGRLNELVESRKVKLGKINTVIVDEADEMLNESKLESVRSTISQMPADVQMTFFSATGNDIFQDMHKWFGQDFLVIDQRNDTSYTAGIKHYFVDANNEFIKNAILRELAHNKKFLGIVFFSNSRSLHKAISDMNHNKTNFVSLDSKMSSQQRKTALQLFSTKKVNLMLTTDVAARGMDIDDINMIVNYMMPRDDSEYIHRSGRTGRMGKSGNVITFGNSHDMRNLQDMVEADITKAYVDHEGKLSKKPVFDKTKRHNATKPQEKTSKPKKRLRDQKNKGKRNFHKKQD encoded by the coding sequence TTGGAAATACCAAAATTATATCAAGACTACTTTAAAGCAAATCAATTTGAAACATTAACTAAGATTCAAGAGGCTGTCTACATGCCTTTCAAAGAAGGTAAAGATTTAGTAGCTATGGCACCAACAGGTTCAGGTAAGACATTAGGTTTCGTGATGCCAATGCTAGAAACCTTGGTTCCTAAAGACGGACTCCAAGTTTTGATCTTGGAACCTTCACAAGAATTAGCCATGCAAGTTCGTGATGTTATTCAACCACTTGCTAAGTTAATCGACTGTAAAGTTCAAGCTTTGACAGGTGGTGCTAATCCCACACGTCAATTGAAGAAATTGAAAGAAAAACCTGAGATTATCGTTGCTACATTAGGACGTTTGAACGAGTTAGTTGAATCTCGTAAAGTGAAATTAGGTAAAATCAATACAGTTATCGTCGATGAAGCCGATGAAATGTTGAATGAATCAAAACTTGAAAGTGTTCGTAGTACAATTTCACAAATGCCAGCTGATGTTCAAATGACTTTCTTTTCAGCTACTGGCAACGATATTTTCCAAGACATGCACAAGTGGTTTGGACAAGACTTCTTAGTAATCGATCAACGAAATGATACGAGTTATACAGCCGGTATCAAACATTATTTTGTGGATGCCAATAATGAATTTATTAAGAACGCAATTTTAAGAGAATTAGCTCATAACAAGAAATTCTTGGGTATCGTCTTCTTCAGTAATTCACGTTCGCTTCACAAAGCTATCAGTGACATGAACCATAATAAGACTAACTTTGTTTCACTCGATAGTAAGATGTCTTCACAACAACGTAAAACGGCGTTACAACTATTCTCAACTAAGAAAGTTAACTTGATGTTAACAACTGATGTAGCGGCTCGTGGTATGGATATTGACGATATTAATATGATTGTTAATTACATGATGCCTCGTGATGACAGTGAATATATTCACCGTTCAGGTCGTACAGGTAGAATGGGTAAGAGCGGTAACGTAATTACTTTTGGTAACAGCCATGATATGAGAAACTTGCAAGATATGGTCGAAGCTGACATTACTAAGGCTTATGTTGACCACGAAGGTAAGCTTTCAAAGAAACCTGTTTTTGACAAGACTAAGCGTCATAACGCTACAAAACCACAAGAAAAAACAAGCAAACCTAAGAAACGTTTACGTGATCAAAAGAATAAAGGTAAGCGTAATTTCCATAAGAAACAAGATTAA